In the genome of Natronorubrum sediminis, one region contains:
- a CDS encoding NAD(P)/FAD-dependent oxidoreductase, giving the protein MTPDETLSTTPVASTTTDSAPTPTHPTYDVAVVGGGPAGCSAAVFTARADLETVLFEHGRASLLKSAHLENYLGFPVGIQPAQFLELAREHVRKVGCTAHRAEVTTVRRVEGDNESGFVLETESRTVRAERVIVASWARTGFLEALEITREPEEPGPVMVVPTDDDGRTDCEGVYAAGRITSRNHQAIVNAGDGADVALTLIRDVRPDYYNDWIVPDGYYESYEMAVPEGAEEISVAERRRRKERAEDKMAAFFGSDRSLERDGE; this is encoded by the coding sequence ATGACACCAGACGAGACACTCTCGACAACGCCAGTAGCATCGACCACGACCGATTCGGCACCGACGCCGACGCATCCGACCTACGACGTCGCCGTCGTCGGCGGCGGCCCTGCCGGCTGCTCCGCTGCGGTCTTTACCGCCCGCGCGGACCTCGAGACGGTCCTCTTCGAACACGGCCGCGCATCCTTGCTGAAGTCAGCCCACCTCGAGAACTACCTCGGCTTTCCCGTCGGTATCCAGCCCGCACAGTTTCTCGAGTTAGCACGCGAGCACGTCCGTAAGGTCGGCTGCACAGCACATCGAGCGGAAGTCACGACGGTTCGACGCGTGGAGGGGGATAATGAATCAGGGTTCGTCCTCGAGACGGAGTCTCGAACCGTGCGGGCCGAACGCGTGATCGTCGCCTCCTGGGCGCGGACGGGGTTTCTCGAGGCCCTCGAGATTACGCGCGAACCCGAGGAGCCCGGGCCGGTGATGGTCGTCCCGACCGACGACGATGGGCGAACCGACTGCGAGGGGGTGTACGCGGCGGGTCGAATCACGAGTCGGAACCACCAAGCAATCGTCAACGCCGGCGATGGTGCCGACGTCGCGCTGACGCTCATCCGAGACGTACGACCCGACTACTACAACGACTGGATCGTCCCCGACGGCTACTACGAGTCGTACGAGATGGCGGTCCCCGAGGGCGCCGAAGAAATCTCCGTGGCCGAGCGACGACGCCGAAAAGAGCGAGCCGAGGATAAGATGGCCGCATTCTTTGGCAGTGATCGGTCACTCGAGCGAGACGGAGAGTAA
- a CDS encoding HD domain-containing protein, whose protein sequence is MLEAVRTRAETYFEEAPPAHDWHHVERVDALASRLISDHPESKPVDETVVALAVALHDIGREREDRGEIDDHASWGATEAGRILESHDVSSDTVEHVKQCIRAHRYSNAIEPETLEAEIVSDADNLDALGAVGVARVFAHGGTLEEAMYDPAVPVAEDETASGKTQYNHLHKKILDLPERMYTDVGWELATERAQFVRTFLEQFDAERAGER, encoded by the coding sequence ATGCTCGAGGCAGTCCGAACCCGCGCCGAGACCTATTTCGAGGAGGCCCCACCAGCACACGATTGGCACCACGTCGAACGCGTCGACGCGCTGGCCTCGAGACTGATCAGCGACCACCCTGAGTCGAAACCCGTCGACGAGACCGTCGTCGCGCTGGCCGTAGCTCTTCACGATATCGGCCGAGAACGAGAGGATCGCGGCGAGATCGACGATCACGCGAGTTGGGGAGCCACGGAAGCGGGACGGATACTCGAGTCCCACGACGTCTCGTCGGACACCGTCGAGCACGTAAAGCAGTGTATTCGCGCTCACCGATACTCGAACGCGATCGAACCGGAGACGCTCGAGGCCGAAATCGTCAGCGATGCGGACAACCTCGACGCGTTGGGTGCCGTCGGGGTCGCGCGGGTGTTCGCCCACGGCGGCACGCTCGAGGAGGCGATGTACGATCCTGCCGTCCCGGTCGCCGAGGACGAGACGGCGTCGGGGAAGACGCAGTACAACCACCTCCACAAGAAGATCCTCGACCTGCCCGAGCGGATGTACACCGACGTCGGCTGGGAACTCGCGACGGAGCGGGCGCAGTTCGTGCGAACGTTCCTCGAGCAATTCGATGCGGAACGTGCCGGTGAGCGGTAG
- a CDS encoding RNase J family beta-CASP ribonuclease, translated as MEIEIATIGGYEEVGRQMTAVRAGDDIVIFDMGLNLSKVLIHDNIRTEGMHSLDLIDMGAIPDDRVMSDLEGDVQAIVPTHGHLDHIGAISKLAHRYDAPIVGTPFTIELVSDDAEEEQKFDLDNDLVKMEAGETMTIGDHGCELEFVNVTHSIIQAINPVLHTPEGAVVYGLDKRMDHNPVIGDPIDMDRFREIGREGVLCYIEDCTNANKKGRTPSESVAREHLRDVLYSMEDYDGAILASTFSSHIARVKSLIEFARDIGRTPILLGRSMETYSGTAKQIGVDFPSDVEMVGYRRSIEQTLERIMNEGKENFLPIVTGHQGEPRALLTRMARGETEFELEPGDKVVYSARVIPEPTNVGQRHQAEKLLGMQGARVYSDIHVSGHLCQEGHYTMLDALQPENIIPAHQDLSGLSGYVDLASNQGYTLGEDLHITSNGNVIQIN; from the coding sequence ATGGAAATTGAAATTGCGACGATTGGCGGCTACGAAGAAGTCGGACGGCAGATGACCGCCGTCCGCGCCGGTGACGATATCGTGATCTTCGACATGGGACTGAACCTTTCGAAGGTCCTCATTCACGATAATATCCGAACCGAAGGGATGCACAGTCTCGATCTGATCGACATGGGTGCGATCCCCGATGACCGGGTTATGAGCGACTTAGAGGGCGACGTTCAGGCGATCGTCCCGACGCACGGTCACCTCGATCACATCGGGGCGATCAGCAAACTCGCTCATCGATACGACGCACCCATCGTCGGGACACCGTTCACGATCGAACTCGTGAGCGACGATGCCGAAGAAGAGCAGAAGTTCGATCTCGACAACGATCTCGTCAAAATGGAGGCCGGCGAAACGATGACGATCGGTGACCACGGCTGTGAACTCGAATTCGTCAACGTCACCCACTCGATCATCCAGGCGATCAACCCGGTCTTGCACACGCCGGAAGGCGCTGTCGTCTACGGACTCGACAAGCGTATGGACCACAACCCTGTCATCGGCGACCCGATCGATATGGATCGCTTCCGTGAGATCGGCCGTGAAGGCGTCCTCTGTTACATCGAAGACTGTACGAACGCGAACAAGAAAGGCAGAACTCCCAGCGAGAGCGTCGCGCGAGAACACCTTCGAGACGTCCTCTACAGCATGGAGGACTACGACGGTGCAATCCTCGCATCGACGTTCTCGAGCCATATCGCTCGAGTCAAATCGCTCATCGAATTTGCTCGAGATATCGGACGGACGCCGATCTTGCTCGGTCGATCGATGGAAACGTACTCGGGAACCGCCAAGCAGATCGGCGTCGATTTCCCATCGGATGTCGAAATGGTTGGCTATCGCCGCTCCATCGAACAGACCTTAGAGCGGATCATGAACGAGGGCAAAGAGAACTTCCTGCCGATCGTCACTGGCCACCAGGGCGAACCGCGAGCACTCCTTACGCGAATGGCTCGTGGCGAAACCGAGTTCGAACTCGAGCCCGGCGACAAGGTAGTCTACTCCGCACGCGTCATTCCCGAGCCGACCAACGTGGGCCAACGCCATCAAGCGGAGAAATTGCTCGGCATGCAAGGAGCGCGCGTTTACTCCGACATCCACGTTTCGGGCCACCTCTGCCAGGAAGGTCACTACACGATGCTCGATGCGCTTCAACCAGAGAACATCATCCCGGCACACCAAGACCTCAGCGGACTTTCGGGATACGTCGATCTCGCGTCTAATCAAGGCTACACGCTTGGAGAGGATTTACACATCACGTCGAACGGAAACGTTATTCAAATAAACTGA
- the nikC gene encoding nickel transporter permease, producing MRGLRRNPSAVAGALVVAALTLLGVVGPFLTPYDPNGQHLDARLQGPSLAHPLGTDQLGRDVATRIVYGARLTLGIAVLVTVVRLTIGVVVGVVAGYCGGWIDEALMRVVDILLAFPGIILALVVAGILGPSLTNLVLALAVVGWTRYARVVRSSVLELRERPFVAASRLTGAPRRRVLRRHVLPNVAGPVVVLATLDLGGVILGAAGLSFLGLGAQPPAPEWGTMLSTGRHHLQDASWLVNAPGIAIVVAVLGTNLLGDGLRDALDPNDRAEQSGRTEVSRRE from the coding sequence GTGCGAGGCCTTCGGCGAAATCCGTCGGCCGTCGCGGGCGCACTCGTCGTCGCCGCACTCACCCTCCTCGGGGTCGTCGGCCCGTTTCTCACGCCGTACGACCCGAACGGCCAGCACCTCGACGCGCGGCTGCAGGGACCGTCGCTCGCCCATCCCCTCGGAACCGATCAGCTCGGACGCGACGTCGCGACCAGAATCGTCTACGGCGCCCGTCTCACGCTCGGCATCGCCGTCCTCGTCACGGTCGTTCGCCTCACGATCGGCGTCGTCGTCGGCGTCGTCGCTGGCTACTGCGGCGGCTGGATCGACGAAGCACTCATGCGCGTCGTCGACATCCTGCTCGCGTTCCCCGGCATCATCCTCGCGCTCGTCGTCGCCGGCATCCTCGGGCCGAGTCTCACCAACCTCGTCCTCGCGCTCGCCGTCGTTGGCTGGACCCGATACGCGCGCGTCGTCCGCTCGAGCGTCCTCGAGTTACGCGAGCGGCCGTTCGTCGCGGCCTCGCGGCTGACCGGTGCGCCGCGACGACGCGTGTTGCGTCGGCACGTCCTTCCGAACGTGGCGGGTCCCGTCGTCGTCTTGGCGACGCTCGATCTCGGCGGCGTGATTCTCGGTGCTGCCGGGCTCTCCTTTCTCGGACTCGGTGCACAGCCCCCAGCACCCGAATGGGGGACGATGCTCTCGACGGGTCGTCACCACCTCCAGGATGCCTCGTGGCTGGTCAACGCACCCGGGATCGCGATCGTCGTCGCGGTGCTCGGAACGAACCTGCTCGGCGACGGCCTGCGAGACGCGCTCGATCCGAACGACCGAGCCGAGCAAAGCGGTCGAACGGAGGTGAGTCGTCGTGAGTGA
- the sufU gene encoding Fe-S cluster assembly sulfur transfer protein SufU translates to MGLGSDMYRQQILDHYKNPRNYGQLEDPTFTHIGENPMCGDEIRMDVVLADDEETIERVAFSGDGCAISQASASMLSTELAGKTIDELLEMDRDDVIDMLGVDISPMRVKCAVLAEKVAQDGAEIYQGELDVEKTTTED, encoded by the coding sequence ATGGGACTGGGCTCGGATATGTACCGACAGCAGATTCTCGACCACTACAAGAACCCGCGGAACTACGGGCAACTCGAGGATCCAACGTTTACCCACATCGGCGAGAACCCGATGTGCGGTGACGAGATTCGGATGGACGTCGTCCTCGCCGACGACGAGGAGACGATCGAACGCGTGGCCTTCTCCGGTGATGGCTGTGCGATCAGTCAGGCCTCGGCGAGCATGCTCTCGACTGAGCTCGCAGGCAAGACGATCGACGAACTACTCGAGATGGATCGCGACGACGTCATCGACATGCTCGGTGTCGACATCTCGCCGATGCGAGTCAAGTGTGCCGTGTTGGCGGAGAAGGTCGCCCAGGACGGCGCGGAGATTTATCAGGGCGAACTCGACGTCGAGAAGACGACGACCGAGGACTAA
- the pspAB gene encoding PspA-associated protein PspAB, giving the protein MGLLDGLRAVLGLRAESDAKRDADPDDLFGMSTAYITMQTDLRYDSADVGALCFSGVDSGSFRDAVDEVEAILEAGREETGTDFSVTSDDHGYHWVVLEDDDPEDLITSMHFAADTFIEHGYGSRLLAAVFAYTHRDGPAYWIYSFRRGRYYPFAPRSGRERDSSAEFKLEATLDGELEIEREKEYWYPLWPSERGTHPWE; this is encoded by the coding sequence ATGGGACTGCTGGATGGACTTCGTGCCGTACTCGGACTTCGCGCCGAGAGCGATGCTAAACGCGACGCCGACCCTGACGACCTCTTCGGGATGAGCACTGCCTACATCACGATGCAGACCGATCTTCGGTACGACTCCGCGGATGTCGGCGCGCTCTGTTTCTCCGGCGTCGACTCGGGAAGCTTTCGCGACGCCGTCGACGAAGTCGAGGCGATCCTCGAGGCCGGCCGCGAGGAGACCGGCACCGACTTCTCGGTCACGAGCGATGACCACGGCTATCACTGGGTCGTCCTCGAAGACGACGACCCCGAGGACCTGATCACGAGCATGCACTTCGCCGCGGACACGTTCATCGAACACGGCTACGGCTCCCGCCTGCTCGCCGCCGTGTTCGCCTACACCCACCGCGACGGACCGGCGTACTGGATCTACTCGTTCCGACGCGGACGCTACTACCCGTTCGCGCCGCGATCCGGACGCGAACGCGACTCGAGTGCCGAGTTCAAACTCGAGGCGACACTCGACGGCGAACTCGAGATCGAACGCGAGAAGGAGTACTGGTATCCGCTCTGGCCGAGCGAGCGTGGGACACATCCGTGGGAGTAG
- the radA gene encoding DNA repair and recombination protein RadA yields MPEADLETLPGVGPATADKLHDAGFESFQSLAVASPSELSNTADVGESTASDIVRAARDAADIGGFETGSTVLERRNEIGKLSWHIDEVDDLLGGGIETQSITEVYGEFGSGKSQVTHQMAVNVQLPKEVGGLHGSAIFVDSEDTFRPERIDDMVRGLPDEAINATLEDREMEGSADDEAAVDELIEDILDKIHVAKAFNSNHQMLLAEKAKELASEHEDSEYPVRLLAVDSLTAHFRAEYVGRGQLADRQQKLNKHLHDLDKVGNLYNAAVIVTNQVASNPDSFFGDPTQPIGGNILGHKSTFRIYLRKSKGDKRIVRLVDAPNLADGEGVMRVQDGGLKPE; encoded by the coding sequence ATGCCCGAAGCAGATCTCGAAACACTTCCCGGCGTTGGACCGGCAACCGCAGACAAACTCCACGACGCAGGCTTCGAATCCTTCCAGAGCCTGGCCGTCGCCTCGCCGTCCGAACTCTCGAACACGGCCGACGTCGGCGAGTCGACCGCCTCCGACATCGTCCGTGCCGCTCGTGACGCCGCCGACATCGGCGGCTTCGAGACCGGCTCGACCGTCCTCGAGCGACGAAACGAAATCGGCAAGCTAAGCTGGCACATCGACGAGGTCGACGACCTCCTCGGTGGCGGAATCGAAACGCAGTCGATCACCGAAGTCTACGGCGAGTTCGGATCCGGAAAGTCCCAGGTCACCCACCAGATGGCCGTCAACGTCCAGCTTCCCAAGGAAGTCGGCGGCCTCCACGGCAGCGCGATTTTCGTAGACAGTGAGGACACGTTCCGACCGGAGCGAATCGACGACATGGTTCGTGGACTGCCAGACGAAGCGATCAACGCGACCCTCGAGGACCGTGAAATGGAAGGTTCGGCCGACGACGAGGCCGCTGTCGACGAACTCATCGAGGACATCCTCGACAAGATCCACGTCGCGAAGGCGTTCAACTCCAACCACCAGATGTTGCTGGCCGAGAAGGCGAAGGAACTGGCCAGCGAACACGAGGACTCGGAGTACCCCGTCCGGCTGCTCGCAGTCGACTCACTGACCGCTCACTTCCGTGCTGAGTACGTCGGTCGTGGCCAGCTCGCAGACCGACAGCAGAAACTCAACAAGCACCTCCACGACCTCGACAAGGTCGGAAACCTCTACAACGCCGCCGTGATCGTGACGAACCAGGTCGCCTCGAACCCCGACTCGTTCTTCGGCGACCCAACTCAGCCGATCGGTGGCAACATCCTCGGCCACAAGTCCACCTTCCGAATCTACCTCCGCAAATCCAAAGGCGACAAACGAATCGTCCGCCTCGTCGACGCGCCAAACCTCGCCGACGGTGAGGGCGTCATGCGCGTCCAAGACGGTGGCCTGAAGCCAGAGTAA
- the htpX gene encoding zinc metalloprotease HtpX, whose protein sequence is MNWQADWGLRFRMFLTMFLLFALYIVFAGAISLYMGGSMIVFALVFGGFSLVQYFYSDTLTLKSMGAQTVSAEEYPQLHGSIERLSQQADLPKPKVAVIDSNVPNAFATGRNQRNAAVAVTTGLMRTLDDDELDGVLAHELAHVKNRDMMVMTIASFLSTIAFMIVRWGAFFGGGNRGGGKGGAGIMVAILVSLLVWIISYLLIRALSRYREYSADRGAAAITGNPSALASALLKISGEMDNVPKNDMREEAEMNAFFIIPIKSGIVGKLFSTHPSTENRVEALRDLEQEMQAF, encoded by the coding sequence ATGAACTGGCAGGCGGACTGGGGACTTCGGTTTCGGATGTTTTTGACGATGTTCTTGCTCTTTGCACTGTACATCGTCTTCGCGGGTGCAATCTCCCTCTACATGGGCGGCAGTATGATCGTCTTCGCGCTCGTCTTCGGCGGCTTCTCGCTGGTGCAGTACTTCTACAGCGACACACTCACGCTCAAAAGTATGGGTGCACAGACGGTCTCTGCAGAGGAGTATCCACAACTTCACGGTTCTATCGAACGCCTCTCACAGCAAGCCGACCTTCCGAAGCCGAAAGTCGCCGTTATCGACTCGAACGTCCCAAACGCCTTCGCGACCGGCCGAAATCAGCGAAACGCGGCCGTCGCAGTGACGACGGGACTGATGCGAACGCTCGACGACGACGAACTCGACGGCGTCCTCGCACACGAACTCGCGCACGTAAAGAATCGAGACATGATGGTGATGACCATCGCCTCGTTCCTCTCGACCATCGCGTTCATGATCGTTCGCTGGGGCGCGTTCTTCGGCGGCGGGAATCGCGGCGGCGGGAAAGGTGGGGCCGGGATCATGGTCGCTATCCTCGTCTCCCTGCTCGTCTGGATCATCAGCTACCTATTGATCCGCGCGCTCTCGCGCTATCGCGAGTACTCCGCCGACCGCGGGGCTGCTGCCATCACTGGCAACCCCTCCGCGCTCGCCTCTGCACTCCTCAAAATCTCCGGTGAGATGGACAACGTGCCCAAAAACGACATGCGCGAAGAAGCCGAGATGAACGCCTTCTTCATCATCCCGATCAAGTCGGGCATCGTCGGGAAACTCTTCAGCACGCACCCCTCGACTGAAAACCGCGTCGAGGCACTACGCGACCTCGAGCAAGAAATGCAGGCGTTCTAA
- a CDS encoding outer membrane protein assembly factor BamB family protein yields MTNWNQFKGDPRHSGRRRDFEGPNRVQEAWTVDLDGDAGSPVYDRDTVYVLTNRACHALERARGRERWTVEIDAAAESTPVVTRDTLYLTSADDTVRALETTTGDQRWAATLPGTLESSLALADGLLFVGHEAGVSALEADTGEVVWTHETDAAVVGTPAVDRVRDRAHGDEWGSDTPEPDELDLLSLEDARMDEETTQTADRDRVCVATADEQVLALEADTGEPCWDAPTNGTVVDGPTITGDRVYVADDSGTLVALHADSGQSWFTYKIQQSFASSPTVLPERDTTFVGATDGYVHVTDTTFGRRKLRGWLFAKKGVALDGTISASPAVAGEICCVGDSTGSFYGIDLTDDCNPCWHVGLDGPITAPPALGTDHLFVVGGDRLYRLEWDIDEPSV; encoded by the coding sequence GTGACCAACTGGAACCAGTTCAAAGGCGACCCGCGACACTCGGGGCGTCGACGCGATTTCGAGGGGCCAAATCGGGTTCAAGAGGCCTGGACGGTCGACCTCGACGGGGACGCCGGGTCTCCAGTCTACGATCGCGACACCGTCTACGTCCTGACGAATCGGGCCTGTCACGCGCTCGAGCGAGCGCGTGGACGCGAGCGCTGGACGGTCGAGATTGATGCGGCGGCCGAGAGTACGCCCGTAGTCACCCGCGACACCCTTTATCTCACCTCGGCCGACGACACCGTTCGCGCACTCGAAACCACGACGGGCGACCAGCGCTGGGCGGCGACACTCCCTGGCACGCTCGAGTCGTCGCTCGCCCTCGCCGACGGCCTCCTCTTCGTCGGTCACGAGGCGGGCGTCTCGGCACTCGAGGCCGACACCGGCGAAGTCGTCTGGACGCACGAAACGGACGCCGCAGTCGTCGGTACGCCAGCGGTCGACCGCGTCCGTGACCGAGCACACGGAGACGAGTGGGGAAGCGACACGCCGGAACCGGACGAACTCGACCTCCTCTCGCTCGAGGACGCTCGGATGGACGAGGAAACGACGCAGACGGCCGACCGAGACCGCGTCTGCGTTGCCACCGCGGACGAACAGGTGCTCGCACTCGAGGCTGACACCGGAGAACCCTGCTGGGACGCGCCGACGAACGGCACGGTCGTCGACGGACCGACGATCACCGGCGATCGAGTGTACGTCGCCGACGACAGCGGCACGCTCGTCGCGTTACACGCCGACAGCGGGCAATCGTGGTTCACCTACAAAATCCAGCAGTCGTTCGCCTCCTCGCCGACCGTCCTTCCCGAGCGCGATACGACGTTCGTCGGCGCGACCGACGGCTACGTCCACGTCACCGACACGACGTTCGGCCGTCGCAAACTCCGCGGTTGGCTCTTCGCGAAGAAGGGCGTCGCCCTCGACGGGACGATTTCGGCGAGTCCCGCCGTCGCCGGTGAAATCTGCTGCGTTGGCGACTCGACCGGCTCGTTCTACGGCATCGACCTGACCGACGACTGCAACCCCTGCTGGCACGTCGGCCTCGACGGCCCGATCACGGCTCCCCCCGCGCTCGGAACGGATCACCTGTTCGTCGTCGGCGGCGATCGACTCTATCGCCTCGAGTGGGACATAGACGAGCCATCGGTCTGA
- a CDS encoding dipeptide ABC transporter ATP-binding protein produces MSESLLAVSDLRVRFETSGRTVRAVNGLSLSVDSGEVVGLVGESGCGKSAAVRAIAGLHGDDARVEGTVSFDGTDLRTLSEERQRQIRATRLSTVFQDPAATLTPTRTVSFHLKEALWLADRPDDRSLRSALGITLGPRDLGSGRGSRERRERALDLLERVGLADADYLERYPHELSGGEAQRVSIAVALASEPELLLADEPTTALDATTRDDILDLLESLVAERDLALLLVSHDLGLVGERCDRVSVAYAGELMESGPADRVLEEPRHPYTRALLDCRLEGANPGERVPTIDGSVPDPTVERAGCPFASRCAHATATCRQSAPPTIDDERGRVRCGELESVTKRGAGPDTNGTHVPPSGSTDGARSGSVEETETATRATTSVSFDGGVAADEPVLELRGVSKRYPIEDSWLSRVRGRDRYASAVDDLSLTVRRGETLGIVGESGAGKSTVIDLATGLESPTAGEVVFDGDTVGPIANRSRDQLAAVGRLFQHPRSSLDPRQRVYRAISEPLLEAGWRRDRRRERVSELLSLVGLDDRHTERRPRELSGGQCQRIALARALALEPSLVVLDEPTAALDVSVRARVCNLLLELRDRLDCAFVLVSHDLGVVRHLADRIAVMRDGQLVEYGSASRVCAEPESAYTDELLAAASGLADEPTDNHATFHRHR; encoded by the coding sequence GTGAGTGAGTCACTGCTCGCGGTCTCGGACCTCCGCGTGCGCTTCGAAACGAGTGGGCGGACGGTCCGTGCGGTCAACGGCCTCTCGCTGTCGGTCGACTCCGGCGAGGTCGTCGGCCTCGTCGGCGAGAGCGGCTGTGGGAAGTCCGCGGCCGTCCGCGCGATCGCCGGCCTCCACGGCGACGACGCACGCGTCGAGGGGACCGTCTCCTTCGACGGCACCGACCTGCGCACACTCTCCGAGGAGCGCCAGCGTCAGATCCGCGCGACCCGGCTCTCGACGGTCTTTCAGGATCCCGCGGCGACGCTGACGCCGACGCGAACGGTGAGCTTTCACCTCAAAGAGGCGTTGTGGCTCGCCGACCGCCCAGACGATCGCTCGCTCCGGTCCGCGCTGGGGATCACGCTCGGTCCGCGCGATTTGGGGAGCGGTCGTGGAAGTCGTGAGCGTCGAGAGCGAGCGCTCGATCTCCTCGAGCGCGTCGGATTGGCAGACGCCGACTATCTCGAGCGCTATCCCCACGAACTGAGCGGCGGCGAGGCTCAACGAGTCTCGATCGCCGTCGCACTGGCGTCGGAGCCGGAGCTGTTGCTCGCCGACGAACCAACGACGGCCCTCGACGCGACGACTCGTGACGACATCCTCGACCTGCTCGAGTCGCTCGTCGCCGAACGGGATCTGGCGCTGTTGCTCGTCAGTCACGATCTGGGGCTCGTCGGCGAGCGTTGTGACCGCGTTTCGGTGGCCTACGCCGGCGAATTGATGGAATCCGGCCCCGCCGACAGAGTGCTCGAGGAGCCACGCCACCCCTACACGCGGGCCCTCCTCGACTGTCGACTCGAGGGGGCGAATCCCGGCGAGCGAGTGCCGACGATCGACGGATCAGTGCCGGATCCAACCGTCGAGCGAGCGGGCTGTCCGTTCGCCTCGCGCTGTGCCCACGCGACGGCAACCTGTCGGCAGAGCGCGCCGCCGACGATTGACGACGAGCGCGGTCGGGTCCGCTGTGGCGAACTCGAGTCGGTCACAAAGCGCGGAGCAGGTCCGGATACCAACGGAACGCACGTCCCACCGTCAGGTTCGACCGACGGAGCCCGCTCCGGTTCGGTGGAAGAAACCGAGACAGCGACGCGAGCGACGACGAGCGTGAGCTTCGACGGCGGCGTGGCAGCCGACGAGCCGGTTCTCGAGTTACGCGGCGTCTCGAAGCGCTATCCGATCGAGGACTCGTGGCTCTCGCGAGTGCGCGGACGGGATCGATACGCGAGCGCCGTCGACGACCTCTCGCTCACCGTTCGTCGCGGCGAGACCCTCGGCATCGTCGGCGAGAGCGGGGCTGGAAAGTCGACCGTGATCGACCTCGCCACCGGCCTCGAGTCGCCCACGGCGGGGGAGGTCGTGTTCGACGGCGACACCGTCGGTCCGATTGCGAACCGCTCGCGCGACCAACTCGCGGCCGTCGGCCGGCTGTTTCAACACCCCCGCTCGAGTCTCGACCCCCGACAGCGGGTCTATCGAGCGATTTCCGAGCCGCTCCTTGAGGCCGGCTGGCGTCGCGACCGGCGACGCGAGCGCGTCTCGGAACTGCTCTCGCTGGTCGGGCTGGACGACCGCCACACCGAGCGTCGCCCGCGCGAACTCTCCGGCGGGCAGTGCCAGCGGATTGCCCTCGCGCGAGCACTCGCCCTCGAGCCGTCGCTGGTCGTCCTCGACGAGCCGACGGCTGCACTCGACGTCTCCGTTCGCGCACGGGTGTGTAACCTGTTGCTCGAGCTTCGAGATCGCCTGGACTGTGCGTTCGTGCTCGTGAGCCACGACCTCGGCGTCGTTCGTCACCTCGCCGATCGTATCGCCGTCATGCGAGACGGGCAACTCGTCGAGTATGGCTCCGCTTCACGAGTCTGTGCCGAGCCGGAGTCCGCCTACACCGACGAGTTGCTCGCGGCCGCGAGCGGACTCGCAGACGAACCGACTGACAACCACGCCACGTTCCACCGCCACCGATGA